Part of the Tolypothrix sp. PCC 7910 genome, CAGAGTCACGGGGATTCTCTGTCGAATCCTGACTCTTTGTGTTGCAAAAGTACTATTTACAGTTCAAAGGAGTGAACGTGATCAACGCTATACGGATTAATGACCATTTGACAACAACAGGACAAGTTGTACCACACCAGTTAAAGCAAGCAAAGCAAGAAGGTTTTAAGTCGGTTTTGAATTTGCGATCGCCTGATGAATTAGGATTTTTGAAGGATGAGCAAAAGGTTGTGGAAGAGTTGGGACTACATTATGTCAATGTGCCCCTGAAGCTAGAAAATTTAAATGAAGAGCTAATTACTAAAATCCTGACCACACTAGACCAACTTCCTAAACCCACCGTCATACATTGTGCAGCAGCTATGCGCTCAACGGGAATTGCATTGTTGAGTGTAGCAATTCAAGAGGGATTAACTCCAGAGCAAACTTTAATGAAAGCAAAGAGTCTGGGTT contains:
- a CDS encoding beta-lactamase hydrolase domain-containing protein — translated: MINAIRINDHLTTTGQVVPHQLKQAKQEGFKSVLNLRSPDELGFLKDEQKVVEELGLHYVNVPLKLENLNEELITKILTTLDQLPKPTVIHCAAAMRSTGIALLSVAIQEGLTPEQTLMKAKSLGFGFFEHAGVSPQLKQLFVNYLNKHTKVDVPYALSA